TTAAGTTGTAGGAGTGTTTTTTATGTTTATGTGCTGGTTGTGTGGAATAGCAAGAATTGTTGAAAATATCTTTTTCACTAATGCTGAAAAAGCATGTGTTGTTGTTGAAAGATCCGGCAGTGAAAATAAACTAAAAAATCGCTACAACGATCAATATTAAAATATTTAAATAGTCACTCCTCCTAGAAGTGCGGGCCGTGGTTCATGTGATCCACGGCCCCTTTTCTTTATATTATATCTAGCGATTAGTCGCAGCCTCTGGTCAGCTGAATTACTTCAGCCTTCATCCGGGCCTTGGAGTAAAGGGCTATGGCGGCAACTGCGCGGTCACAGACCGGGAATACCGGAACTCCGTTTGCAAGCAGTTTGTCACGCAGCGGATCGTATAGTCTCCCGCCATCAACAACTGCCAGAACAGGTTTGTCGCTGTTTTGGACGATTTTTATCAGCAGGTTACCTATCGCATTTTCATCCTCTATGGAAAAGGCGGGGATTGTCGGTTCTGCCAGAGTATGCATAGAAGGAGAGAGCGGATCCAGCCCGATAACAATGGAGTCGACAGTCGGGTCATTGACCAGGATTTCCGCCACGCTGCTATGTATGCGGTCAGTGGAGCCGGGGGTAAGATCCAATGGGTTCTGAATTGTCACAAGAGATTTAAGCTTATTGTTTTCGAGGATTTCATTAATTTGTTCTTGAGAGTCGATACTGAATTTTGCCAGCTCAATGTCATAGTCATCTGACTGGATGGAATCGGCCATACCTACGGCTTCAAATCCTGCACCGCTTACAGCGGCCAGCCGGTCTCCGCATATTTTTTTGCCATTCAACTTTTCAGCGAGCATGAACAGGTCCTGAAATTCTTGAAAAGTGCGGGCAACAATTGCTCCCGCCTGCTGAACGCAGCTTTCGCAGACCATGTAGTCTCCGGCAAGAGAGGCTGTATGTCCGCTGGTTGCGGTTTTTCCTTCCGGTGTACGTCCGGCTTTGTAGAATACCACTTCTTTTCCGTTCATCACAGCCTGCCGAACAGCCCTGCAAAATTCTAATCCATCAAGATCGTTAAATCCTTCAGCATACACCGCGATGACATCAACTTCAGGAGAGTCTTTAAAGTAATGGACCATGTCACCGAGTGTCAGGTCAGTCTGGTTGCCCATGGAAATCATGTAGGCCGGGTCCAGCTCGGGGCACTGACTGGTTCTGAAAACCATGAATGCACCGCTTTGGCTTATCAGGGCTGACCGCTGATATTTGCTGTTGCGGTCTTTGGGCAGCTTTTCTTCGGGGATGAACCATGTGTCATATCCGCCGGGTCTGGAAATAACTCCCATGCAGTTGGCGCCAATGAATACAGGCCCACCATCGTCCTCTGAATGCTTTTTATTAATGCGGGTAATGATCTGCTCTGCGCGTTCTTTGCTTTCTTCTGTTTCACCCATGCCGCCGGGGATGAGCATTACGCTTTTAGCTGCATCAAGTTCTATAATCTGGTCCACCAGATCGGGAACATGCTGTGCCGCGATGGCAACCACAAAGAGATCCAGTTGTTCCTCAAGTGCATCAAGGCTTGGAACACAACGCACCCCGTCCACTTCTTCACACCCGTCCCGGATGATAACGACATCCTCTTGTGCATATCCGGCTGCAAGCACATTATCCAGAATTATGCGCCCGAAGTTGCGGCGTGTTGAGGAGACGCCAATAATACCGATTTTCTTAGGGTGGAGCAGGTTGTGGATTTTATTTACCGGACGTCCCTGCGGTTTCTGTCCGGTTCTGGAAAAACGGCACATGCCGTCCAGAGGAACCATCAGATATTCAGTAAACGCAAATGGGTTTATTTCCAGTTCATCAATGACGAATCCGCTGTCTTTGTTTGTCGGTGAGAAATATTTGCCCATCTCAATGAATGAATCGAAGCATTCGATTAGCTGTTCATCCGTGACGATGCGGCGTTGCCCTCGGGTCAGTCCGGCCAGCTTCTTGTAAGAAATTGTGTTTCTGAACAGTTGGAAAAAGGAATGCCCGTCGACCATGTCCACAGAAGCTGCAACGATGGCCTGCCCTTTACGAAACCGCTCGGCGTACAGTTCAGTATCAGTTCCGCCCAGTCCAGCACTGATTACGGTTCCGAATTCACGGGTCCGTCGTAAGCCTACAATGAGTTCGTTGCCGAAGGAATCCGAATCCGGGGGCATGAACTGGACCTGCAATACACCTCTAAGATCCCTGCTAATTGCTTTAACCAGCGCTTCGCCGTACAGCCCTTTGTATTCCTCAGGACCGTGTTCCGGATTGCGCTCAATATATGCGGCGTAATTTTCCGGCACTTCATACATCATGGCGCGGACGGCAGAGCGTATTTTGGCCGGCTCTTTTTTTACGATGCGGACACCTCCAACTTCCGTCTTGTGAATAATAGTTGGAGAAACAATCTTTAGAACAGCCTTATCGCCGGGGAGCGAGGTCAGTTCTTCATCTGAAAAACGTGCTCCTCGCGGAAGCAGGATAGAAGCAGGAGGAGTTTCCGCGCCGGAGTTGGCAAGCAGGTTGTATACTTCATATTCATATAAAAAGTCGCGCCCTTCATTGTCTGCATTGCTGAACAGGGTGCTGATAGCCTCAAAGCTGATTTCATTTTCAATAAACATGCGTACTCGCTTTTGATTAATTTTGTGTCTGGGCGTTATATGCCACACCTTAGCTAAAAGACACAAGACGGTGTTCTTATACGGATATTGGAACTTACCAATAAATTATCTTTTAATTGCTTTAATTAATTATGTTATTGTGTAGGTTTGAATTGTTTCACACCATTCTCCAGTAATTTAACGATGTCGCCTTGTCCTAAAGCCCGTGCTGTTTACCAAGTATTCGTCAATAATATTATGGAATATGCGTAGGGCGGACCTGAATCTTATGACTCAGGTCCGCCTTGTTGCATATTCTGTATTTCGAAGGGGCGAAAGAGCTTAATGAAGCAGGCACTGAATACGTTGAATCGTAAACCAGACTGTTTCCTGCTTGGTTGCCCTGGTTTATTTCACCCAAAATAGAAGGAGGTAGTGTTTATATGGCAATGGATTCTGTTCTTCTGGAGGATGAAAAACGCGAGGCTGAAAAGGTTCGTGAAGAACAGCGCAGGATAAATGAACAGTTCCTCTCCGATGTTCGGGCTACGTTTAATACCCCGCACGGGAAAAGAATTTTTACCTTTCTGCTGGATCAGGGGGGAGTGAATGCATCTTTGTTTTCCAGAGAGCATGACATGTGCCGCAATGTGGCGGTTCATGATTTTGTTATTGAAAATGTGCTTGCACCTGTGATCAGCGCAGATGAGGAAATTTATCTTTCCATTATCCGTGAGCGGGCAGAAAAATTGAGGAAGGAAGAGGGGGAAAGGAAATGATGAATTTTCCGGTCGCTGATTCGCAGCATGGGCATGGAAGGGTAACTGCTGAGATAATGGACGAATTACCTGAGGCGGTGCTTGGCGGTGACAACATATGTCAGGAGGATGCATCTGATGAGCAAAGTGGATCAGCAATAGAAGAAGCAGAGCAGTTGACTGACATTCCGGTTCCTCATGCCCCTGAAGCGTATGAGCTTGATTATGGTTTACCGGAAGGTATTGATCCTCAGGTTGACAGCCAGTTCAGGCAGTTCGCCCATGCAAACGGAGTCAGCGGTGAGCTGGCTCAAAAGCTGGTTGATTTTCATAACAGCCTCGAGGCGGCCCGCTATCAGGAACACCAGACCCAGACCGGGGAATGGGAGCGCCAGACTCGTTCTCTCCCCGGTTGGCATGGTAACAACTATCGCAAGAATATGGGGGTAGCCAACAAGGCTTTGCAGGCTTTTGCTTCCCCTGCTTTGGCAAGAATGATCAGAGAGTCCGGTTATGCCTGTCATCCTGAGGTGGTTAAAACTTTTTATAATGTTGGCAGGCGGCTCACGGAAGATTCTTACGTTGATAGCGGCAGGAATGCAGGCCGCAAGAAAACAATCGGTGAGATTTTGTATCCTAATCAACCTATTTAACGATAATGCGCCATGCGCTTGTGTTGTAGATAAATAAATTTTCAGAACGCTTGAAGCGTCATTAAATTCAGAGCTCCTAAGAGGGCCGACTCTCAACTAGGAGAATTAATTATGGCAACTCTTGGAATGAATGCACTTACCCTTTCCGACTGGAGCGCTCGTCTTGATCCTACCGGTAAAGTAGCTGAAATAACCGAAGTACTGGCCAGCACAAACGAGATCCTTGATGACGCGGCATGGGTTGAAGGAAACCTGCCTACAGGACACCGCACCACTGTTCGCGCCGACCTGCCGGCTGTGAGCTGGCGCAAGCTCAATTATGGAATCAAGCCCAGTAAATCCCGCACCAAGCAGATAGACGATACCTGTGGCATGCTGGAATCCTATGCCGAACTGGACAAGGCCCTTTCGGACCTCAACGGATTTTCATCTAATTTCCGAACTTCTGAGGAACGTGCTTTTCTCGAAGCTATGAATAAGGAGTTCGCTGATACTTTTGTTTATGGCGATACCGCGCTTGAACCGGAAAAATTTCTCGGCCTTACTCCTCGCTTTAATTCCCTTGAACACAAAAACGTCATCAATTTCGGCGGTGCAGGCAACAATTGTACTTCCATCTGGATAGTTTGCTGGTCTGACCAGACCGTTCACTTCACCTTTCCCCGTGGCAGCTCTAACGGTCTGAGTCACAATGATCTTGGTGAAGTGACCCTCGAAGACGGTAATGGCGGCAAGTATCAGGGATTGCGTACCCATTACAAGTGGACTCCCGGTCTGGTTGTCCGTGACTGGCGTTACGTGGTGCGTATCGCATCTATTGATCCCGAGAATCTTGGTGCTAACTCTCTGCGCCATTCTTTGATTGAAGGTCTGAACATGATCCCCAACACCAATATGGGCAGAACCGCCATCTACTGCAACCAGACTGTGAAAACCCTGCTGGATATCGAAGCGTCCGACAAAAACAACGTTATGCTCAAGACCGAGAACTGGGAAGGTAAGCCTGTAACAACCTTTTGGGGGTGCCCGGTACGTCGCGTGGATTCCATTCTCAATACTGAAGCTGCCGTTACTGCCTAATTAAAAGGAGGATATACTAATGTATCTCGATAAAGAACTGTGTTTTTGTGAAGAACAGAAGATTACCGCCAGCGCTGTTTCGCAGAATGTGATTTATGCTGGAGAAGATTGCGGTTCCGGTGGCAATGTCAAGCTGAAGGTATTGGTTGATGGTGAAGACTTCGCCACTCTGACCAGCATGCGCATAGGAGTACAGGCCTCCGAGAGTGAAGAATTCACACTCTTTGATACCCTTTTTGAATCCGGTTCCATTCCTGTTGCTGAGCTGAAGCAGGGCTATAGCTTTCCGCTTCCATCTTTGCCTGTGACACATAAAGCTTATCTAAGGCTTTCATTCACTGTGACCGGCAGCAACGCCAGCGCCGGTAAAGTCAGCGGATACTTGATCATGGACGATCAGACTAATATTTAAGGCAGGT
Above is a genomic segment from Maridesulfovibrio sp. containing:
- a CDS encoding Bbp16 family capsid cement protein, giving the protein MYLDKELCFCEEQKITASAVSQNVIYAGEDCGSGGNVKLKVLVDGEDFATLTSMRIGVQASESEEFTLFDTLFESGSIPVAELKQGYSFPLPSLPVTHKAYLRLSFTVTGSNASAGKVSGYLIMDDQTNI
- a CDS encoding acetate--CoA ligase family protein, with the translated sequence MFIENEISFEAISTLFSNADNEGRDFLYEYEVYNLLANSGAETPPASILLPRGARFSDEELTSLPGDKAVLKIVSPTIIHKTEVGGVRIVKKEPAKIRSAVRAMMYEVPENYAAYIERNPEHGPEEYKGLYGEALVKAISRDLRGVLQVQFMPPDSDSFGNELIVGLRRTREFGTVISAGLGGTDTELYAERFRKGQAIVAASVDMVDGHSFFQLFRNTISYKKLAGLTRGQRRIVTDEQLIECFDSFIEMGKYFSPTNKDSGFVIDELEINPFAFTEYLMVPLDGMCRFSRTGQKPQGRPVNKIHNLLHPKKIGIIGVSSTRRNFGRIILDNVLAAGYAQEDVVIIRDGCEEVDGVRCVPSLDALEEQLDLFVVAIAAQHVPDLVDQIIELDAAKSVMLIPGGMGETEESKERAEQIITRINKKHSEDDGGPVFIGANCMGVISRPGGYDTWFIPEEKLPKDRNSKYQRSALISQSGAFMVFRTSQCPELDPAYMISMGNQTDLTLGDMVHYFKDSPEVDVIAVYAEGFNDLDGLEFCRAVRQAVMNGKEVVFYKAGRTPEGKTATSGHTASLAGDYMVCESCVQQAGAIVARTFQEFQDLFMLAEKLNGKKICGDRLAAVSGAGFEAVGMADSIQSDDYDIELAKFSIDSQEQINEILENNKLKSLVTIQNPLDLTPGSTDRIHSSVAEILVNDPTVDSIVIGLDPLSPSMHTLAEPTIPAFSIEDENAIGNLLIKIVQNSDKPVLAVVDGGRLYDPLRDKLLANGVPVFPVCDRAVAAIALYSKARMKAEVIQLTRGCD
- a CDS encoding major capsid protein produces the protein MATLGMNALTLSDWSARLDPTGKVAEITEVLASTNEILDDAAWVEGNLPTGHRTTVRADLPAVSWRKLNYGIKPSKSRTKQIDDTCGMLESYAELDKALSDLNGFSSNFRTSEERAFLEAMNKEFADTFVYGDTALEPEKFLGLTPRFNSLEHKNVINFGGAGNNCTSIWIVCWSDQTVHFTFPRGSSNGLSHNDLGEVTLEDGNGGKYQGLRTHYKWTPGLVVRDWRYVVRIASIDPENLGANSLRHSLIEGLNMIPNTNMGRTAIYCNQTVKTLLDIEASDKNNVMLKTENWEGKPVTTFWGCPVRRVDSILNTEAAVTA
- a CDS encoding endoprotease, whose amino-acid sequence is MMNFPVADSQHGHGRVTAEIMDELPEAVLGGDNICQEDASDEQSGSAIEEAEQLTDIPVPHAPEAYELDYGLPEGIDPQVDSQFRQFAHANGVSGELAQKLVDFHNSLEAARYQEHQTQTGEWERQTRSLPGWHGNNYRKNMGVANKALQAFASPALARMIRESGYACHPEVVKTFYNVGRRLTEDSYVDSGRNAGRKKTIGEILYPNQPI